A window of the Canis aureus isolate CA01 chromosome 34, VMU_Caureus_v.1.0, whole genome shotgun sequence genome harbors these coding sequences:
- the LOC144304980 gene encoding large ribosomal subunit protein uL30: MAEQEQRKKIPLVPENLLKKRKAYQALKATQAKQALLDKKEQNKGKKLKFKRLEWFLHDSWRQQRDRVRLRRLEVKPHGLEVPDKHSLAFIVRIQRINGVSSLVQRTIARLRLKKIFSGVFFRVTPQTMKTLRIVEPYVTWGFPNLKSVRELILKRGQAKVKNKTIPLTDNTVIEEHLGKYGVICLEDLIHEIAFPGKNFQAISAFLRPFHLSMARHATKNRVGFLKEVGLPGYRGERINQLIRQLN; this comes from the coding sequence ATGGCGGagcaagagcaaagaaaaaagatcccTTTGGTTCCAGAAAATCTCCTGAAAAAGAGGAAGGCTTATCAGGCCCTTAAAGCCACTCAAGCAAAGCAGGCGCTTTTGGACAAGAAGgagcagaataaaggaaaaaagctcAAGTTTAAGCGACTGGAGTGGTTCCTTCATGATTCCTGGCGGCAGCAGCGTGACAGGGTGCGCCTCAGACGCCTGGAAGTGAAACCTCATGGCTTAGAAGTGCCAGATAAACATTCCTTGGCCTTCATTGTACGCATCCAAAGGATTAATGGGGTGAGTTCACTGGTACAGAGGACCATTGCAAGGCTGCGCCTGAAGAAGATCTTCAGTGGTGTCTTTTTCAGAGTAACCCCCCAGACCATGAAGACACTGCGGATAGTGGAACCTTATGTGACCTGGGGATTTCCAAATCTGAAGTCTGTCCGGGAACTCATCTTGAAACGTGGACAAGCCAAGGTCAAGAATAAAACCATCCCTTTGACGGACAACACAGTGATTGAGGAGCATCTGGGGAAGTATGGTGTTATTTGCTTGGAAGACCTCATTCATGAAATTGCCTTTCCGGGAAAGAATTTCCAGGCCATCTCTGCGTTCTTACGTCCTTTCCACCTCTCAATGGCCCGACATGCTACCAAGAACAGAGTGGGCTTCCTCAAGGAGGTGGGCTTACCTGGCTATCGAGGTGAACGCATCAATCAGCTCATTCGGCAGCTGAATTAA